One genomic segment of Gorilla gorilla gorilla isolate KB3781 chromosome 23, NHGRI_mGorGor1-v2.1_pri, whole genome shotgun sequence includes these proteins:
- the CDC42EP1 gene encoding cdc42 effector protein 1, with amino-acid sequence MPGPQGGRGAPTMSLGKLSPVGWVSSSQGKRRLTADMISHPLGDFRHTMHVGRGGDVFGDTSFLSNHGGSSGSTHRSPRSFLAKKLQLVRRVGAPPRRMASPPAPSPAPPAISPIIKNAISLPQLNQAAYDSLVVGKLSFDSSPTSSTDGHSSYGLDSGFCTISRLPRSEKPHDRDRDGSFPSEPALRRSDSLLSFRLDLDLGPSLLTELLGVMSLPEAPAAETSAPAANPPAPTANPTGPAANPPATTANPPAPAANPSAPAATPTGPAANPPAPATSSTPHGHCPNGVTAGLGPVAEVKASPVGGGPRGPAGPALGRHWGAGWDGGRHYYPEMDARQERVEVLPQARASCESLDEEWRAPQVGSRTPVPSTVQANTFEFADAEEDDEVKV; translated from the exons ATGCCCGGCCCCCAGGGGGGCAGAGGGGCCCCCACCATGAGCCTGGGCAAGCTCTCGCCTGTGGGCTGGGTGTCCAGTTCACAGGGAAAGAGGCGGCTGACTGCAGACATGATCAGCCACCCACTCGGGGACTTCCGCCACACCATGCATGTGGGCCGCGGCGGGGATGTCTTCGGGGACACGTCCTTCCTCAGCAACCACGGTGGCAGCTCCGGGAGCACCCATCGCTCACCCCGCAGCTTCCTGGCCAAGAAGCTGCAGCTGGTGCGGAGAGTGGGGGCGCCCCCCCGGAGGATGGCATCTCCCCCTGCACCCTCCCCGGCTCCACCGGCCATCTCCCCCATCATCAAGAACGCCATCTCCCTGCCCCAGCTCAACCAGGCCGCCTACGACAGCCTCGTGGTTGGCAAGCTCAGCTTCGACAGCAGCCCCACCAGCTCCACGGACGGCCACTCCAGCTACG GCCTGGACTCTGGGTTCTGCACCATCTCCCGCCTGCCCCGCTCGGAAAAGCCGCATGACCGAGACCGGGATGGTTCCTTCCCCTCTGAGCCCGCGCTTCGCCGCTCTGACTCTCTCTTGTCCTTCCGCCTGGACCTCGACCTTGGGCCCTCGCTCCTCACCGAGCTGCTAGGGGTCATGAGCCTCCCAGAAGCCCCTGCAGCTGAGACTTCAGCCCCCGCTGCAAACCCCCCAGCCCCTACTGCAAACCCCACGGGTCCTGCTGCAAACCCCCCAGCCACTACTGCAAACCCCCCAGCACCTGCTGCAAACCCCTCAGCACCTGCCGCAACTCCCACGGGTCCTGCTGCAaatcccccagcccctgccacaAGCTCCACACCCCATGGACACTGTCCCAATGGGGTAACAGCTGGGTTGGGCCCAGTGGCTGAGGTGAAGGCCAGCCCAGTGGGAGGGGGTCCCCGAGGACCTGCTGGCCCTGCCCTCGGCAGGCACTGGGGAGCAGGCTGGGATGGCGGCCGCCACTACTACCCAGAGATGGATGCGCGGCAGGAGCGGGTGGAGGTGCTGCCCCAAGCCCGGGCCTCCTGCGAGAGCCTGGACGAAGAGTGGAGGGCGCCCCAGGTAGGCAGCAGgaccccagtgcccagcacagtgcaaGCAAACACCTTTGAATTTGCAgatgctgaggaggatgatgaggtCAAGGTGTGA
- the LGALS2 gene encoding galectin-2, producing the protein MTGELEVKNMDMKPGSTLKITGRIADGTDSFVINLGQGTDKLNLHFNPRFSESTIVCNSLDGSNWGQEQREDHLCFSPGSEVKFTVTFESDKFKVKLPDGHELTFPNRLGHSHLSYLSVRGGFNMSSFKLKE; encoded by the exons GGGGAACTTGAGGTTAAGAACATGGACATGAAGCCGGGGTCAACCCTGAAGATCACAGGCAGGATCGCCGATGGCACTGATAG CTTTGTAATTAATCTGGGCCAGGGGACAGACAAGCTGAACCTGCATTTCAACCCTCGCTTCAGTGAATCCACCATTGTCTGCAACTCATTGGACGGCAGCAACTGGGGGCAAGAACAACGGGAAGATCACCTGTGCTTCAGCCCAGGGTCAGAGGTCAAG ttCACAGTGACCTTTGAGAGTGACAAATTCAAGGTGAAGCTGCCAGATGGGCACGAGCTGACTTTTCCCAACAGGCTGGGCCACAGCCACCTGAGCTACCTGAGCGTAAGGGGCGGGTTCAACATGTCCTCTTTCaagttaaaagaataa